In the genome of Fusarium poae strain DAOMC 252244 chromosome 1, whole genome shotgun sequence, the window TGCTTGAGACGCTCGATCTGGTCCGGGGTCTTCTCATGGAAAGGGGGTGACCAATTATCGTAGGAATCGGCGCTGGGTTTCAGAGATTCGGCAGATACTGAAGTTCGGCGACCGAAGTTATACTGGGCCGGGTAGCTATCAGGGTTTGGGACGTTTCGCGACGCAGAAGGTGCTTCAGCAGAAGAGTCGCCACCAAACCCCCCGCCAAAGGGGCCCGAAAACATAGAGGCAGAATTTGGTGATGCTCCAAAACGAGCGTTCGTAGGCGATGTGATGGTGTCGttttcatcctcttcctcaacaacacGATGAATGGGATTGTTCGTCATTTTGCCCCTGTCTGTTCCAAAAGGGTTGCTATTCTCCCCAAAGGGACTGGAGAAAGGGCCAGACATGGCGTAAAGTTAGGTGTGATTGGCGTGGCTCGAAATATCCGGTATTATGTCGTCGAACAGGCACAGAATGAATACCTGTCGTCGTGTGAGGGGTATCGCGGGGCGAGTGGAGAGCACTTGTTCGTTGGCGATGGTCTGTTTTTGGTTCTGATAAGCTTTCATGTGGCGAAGACGTAGCGGCTGACGTGAAGTCGTTGCTATGATTATGTCGAGAATCTGGGACGGAGAGGGAAATGGACGTAAAATATAAATGTAACAACCAGTGGCAATGTGATGCCGTCACATAAATGAGGGAACTCGACTTACAGCTACTGCAGCGGTCTTGTGGATGATTGCAAAGCAGATAATCTTCAAAGCATGTCAGTCTGAGCTGCAGACGAAGCCAGGGACAAAGATCAATGAACAATGAAACGACAAGGGATGTTGCTTGCAGGAAAAGTTCCGGGGCGTGCACTAAAGATGAAGCTGGACGTGGGCTGCAATCCACGCTTGAAAGTGACGTGTTGTGGCGGGGCCTAGATCAAGACCCTGGTACATAGCCCATGCACAGCTCAGAGGAACAAAAGCTGCTTGGACAGGATGAAAGGGGAATCGCAAAACTCCAGACAGAGCCTTGCAAAGAGAAACAAGGACGGCCAATCCATAGTTGGCGGACAAAGACATGTCATGGTATAGAGTGCACTGTCGCAACAAGGGCTCATATGGCTGGAGAGCTAAGCAGTTCAGGTGATGGAGTTTCCATTGCAGACAAAGAATGCAGAATGGGAAGAAAACAGGTCAACTCACACAATCCTGGTAAACTAGACCCTACCGCCTGAGATATGATCAGGGAGGGTGACGATATTCTGTGCAGCTCCTGAGATCAAAGGTTTGATGTGTGAGGAGGGGCCTGACGCAGGGTTGAGTCAAAGCCAGAGAGTATAGTAGACGACGAGAACGATAGACGACAATTGAAAGAAATGAAGGGGACAAATAGAGAGGAGTAACCAGGCGAGTGGGGTTCTGGTGTTCTGATCCCCGCCTCCTAGtcaaaggcaaggaagacgatgaagagcAGCTGAAGATGAATAGGTAAGTTGAGGATGCAATATATGGGGATGTTGGTTGAGTCTGTATGTATAGAGGACTAAGAAAAAGCGAGGGAGTAAATGcaggtgaagaagaagatgggatGGAAGGAAAGATGATGTTTCTTGCCTGGCGGCGTTGGTACCTTGGGTAGGGCGAGAGCTCTTGCTTTCTTGACTGAACTGACCAACGGAATGGAGAGAAGTGGGGGGAAGGGAGCTGTGAGGTGGTTGCCGTCAGGGAAGCTTTCTAGAAAGATGTGCACGGACCAGCAAGAGGCACGAGCTTCTCGGGTGCTTGTTCCACAGACACTTCCGCTACTCTTCGGTGCAGCTCCCGGACTGGGAATCGAAGCTTTCTGGAGGTACTGTATTAGTAGATACCATAGGGGAAGAAGGGGGTTTTTAAACATGCCCAGATGACAAAATTAGGCTGTCGACACCATGTTGGCAGTACCTATATGATGTATTAAATTCTGATATCCTGTATATACCTTTAACAGCCAGTCAACAGCCTTAAATTGTCATCTAGGCATGTTTAAAAACCCCCCCAACCCGCGatggtaggtacctaggtactataTTGTGTATTGTCAAAGCTAGGTACCTATATATGATGTAGCACAACATCCCTCTTCTTGGGGCAGATCAgcatttttctttttcgccTATTCCTCGCCTAGATAGCTTGAAGGACTGTAATTCATCTGAGCATGTACAAGATGAGTTAGTGACCAGTTGATCTATCAGCTCCAAACTGGTTTTGGTGGTGTTAGTCAGGACTCTTAAGCTGCTAGCGGACGCCTCTAATTCCCGGAAGCAGAATTACCTAAAACAACACAAATGTGCAAAGGAACTCAGGACTCCACTCCGTCCATCTTTCTACTCTCTGGTATGTACGCCTGATTACTGCAATGTCGCGAAGACATTGGTTCATCTCTGCCGCTTTCCAACTCCCAGTTGAGTCAGTCAGTATTTTCAGCGTTGGtttatggatggatggaacATGACAAAGGCTTGGGCATTTCTGTTTTGCTTTGCTTAACCTTGCAAACGAGAGAGCGCAAAGCCTGTCTTTTGATCATAGCATCTACTTTGAAAGGCGATCACTGACTGGCTGAGGAGCTTGAGTAGCAGGTGGCTACAGTACACAAGGCTTGCAGATATTTCAATAGCTCACTCCAAGCCCATTTCATCCTCAACCGCCTTGTTCCATAGCTTTCATTCCGATGCCTTAACTTGCAAGGCCCAACATGAAGTTTGTTTCATGACACACCATAGTCGATCTACTGACACATGTCTGCTTTCATGCTCTTTGGAGGATTCGAAGAGAGGCAAGTTCAGGAAGCAGTCACTTAACATCTTGACCTACTATCATGACGATAAGCATTTTCAATTTTGGGTCTTTTGAGCaattatatataggtagTCAACATGCCACCCAAAACCCCCATCACTGGTACTGAGCAACTTCTGCTCTTAGAGCTGCACGGGTATCGTTCCTGCAATGACAAAGTACAACAAAAATCATCATCCTCTCCGTTCCATTCCCTCTAG includes:
- a CDS encoding hypothetical protein (SECRETED:SignalP(1-21)) — its product is MFKNPLLPLWYLLIQYLQKASIPSPGAAPKSSGSVCGTSTREARASCWSVHIFLESFPDGNHLTAPFPPLLSIPLGLVYQDCIICFAIIHKTAAVATIANEQVLSTRPAIPLTRRQVFILCLFDDIIPDISSHANHT